One part of the Phacochoerus africanus isolate WHEZ1 chromosome 7, ROS_Pafr_v1, whole genome shotgun sequence genome encodes these proteins:
- the LOC125131693 gene encoding olfactory receptor 6C75-like, protein MRNYTELTEFILLGLTDDPQWQAVLFTFLLVTYVLSVTGNLTIFALTLSDPHLQTPMYFFLRNFAFLEISFTSVCIPRFLVTLVTGDRTISYDGCVAQLFFLIFLGVTEFYLLAAMSYDRYVAICKPLHYTIIMSSRVCALLVFSSWLAGFLIIFPPIILLLQLEFCASNIIDHFICDSSPILQLSCSSTRLLELMAFFLAVVTLMVTLTLVILPYTYIVRTILRLPSTSQRKKAFSTCSSHMIVVSLSYGSCIFMYIKPSARERVTLSKGVAVLNTSVAPLLNPFIYTLRNQQVKQAFRNMVQRRAFSSNQ, encoded by the coding sequence atgagaaattacACTGAACTAACAGAGtttattcttcttggattgacgGATGATCCACAGTGGCAGGCTGTACTCTTCACATTCCTGCTTGTTACCTACGTGCTGAGTGTGACCGGGAACCTGACCATTTTCGCCCTCACCCTTTCAGATCCCCATCTGCAGACGCCAATGTACTTCTTCCTTCGAAACTTCGCATTCCTAGAAATATCCTTCACGTCTGTCTGCATTCCCAGATTCCTTGTCACTCTCGTGACGGGGGACAGAACCATTTCTTATGATGGTTGTGTGGCTCAGCTGTTTTTCCTTATCTTCTTGGGGGTGACAGAATTTTACCTCCTGGCCgccatgtcctatgaccgctacgtggccatctgcaaacctctCCATTACACCATCATCATGAGCAGCAGAGTCTGTGCACTTCTTGTCTTCAGCTCATGGCTTGCAGGATTCCTGATCATCTTTCCACCAATCATCCTGCTGCTGCAGTTGGAGTTCTGTGCCTCCAATATAATTGATCATTTCATCTGTGATTCTTCTCCAATTCTGCAGCTGTCCTGCTCCAGCACTCGCCTTCTAGAACTCATGGCATTTTTCTTAGCTGTGGTCACACTCATGGTCACGCTAACACTAGTTATTCTCCCCTACACATATATCGTCCGGACGATTCTGAGACTTCCTTCCACAAGTCAAAGGAAAAAAGCCTTTTCCACATGCTCCTCCCACATGATCGTTGTCTCCCTCTCTTAtggcagctgcatcttcatgtaCATTAAGCCTTCGGCAAGGGAAAGGGTGACTTTAAGCAAAGGAGTGGCTGTGCTCAATACCTCAGTGGCCCCTCTTTTGAATCCTTTTATATACACTCTACGAAATCAGCAAGTGAAGCAAGCCTTCAGGAACATGGTCCAGAGAAGGGCCTTTTCTTCAAACCAATGA
- the LOC125130354 gene encoding olfactory receptor 6C76-like, whose product MKNYTSVNEFILLGLTDDPELNVLIFLFLFFTYILSITGNLTIITLTLIDSHLKTPMYFFLRNFSFLEISFTTVCIPRFLVSIVTGDRTISDHSCMAQVFFFILLGSTEFFLLTAMSYDRYVAICKPLHYMTIMNSRICNQLVVSSWLAGFLIIFPPVIMGLQLDFCDSNIIDHFTCDSSPMLLISCTDTAFLELIAFFLATFTLMVTLTLVILSYAFILQTILRIPSAEQRKKAFSTCSSHIIVVSISYGSCIFMYVKTSAKEGVALTKGIAVLNTNCLIPMLNPFIYSLRNQLVKKCFLDKLNRVIHNQKQVNINKF is encoded by the exons atgaaaaattacacaTCTGTAAATGAGTTCATActtctgggattaacagatgatCCAGAgctaaatgttttgatttttctatttctatttttcacataTATACTGAGTATAACTGGAAACCTAACAATTATCACCCTCACTCTGATAGATTCACACCTCAAAactcccatgtatttcttccttagGAACTTCTCTTTCCTAGAAATCTCATTCACTACAGTGTGTATTCCTCGATTTCTGGTCAGCATTGTAACAGGAGATAGGACCATTTCCGATCATTCTTGCATGGCCCAGGTCTTTTTCTTCATACTCCTTGGTTCAacagaatttttccttttgactGCTATGTCCTATGATCGATACGTGGCCATTTGTAAGCCCCTGCATTACATGACAATAATGAACAGCAGAATCTGCAACCAGCTTGTCGTTAGTTCTTGGCTGGCTGGATTTCTCATTATCTTTCCACCTGTGATCATGGGACTTCAGCTGGATTTCTGCGACTCCAACATCATTGACCACTTCACCTGTGACTCTTCTCCCATGCTTCTAATCTCCTGCACAGACACAGCATTCCTAGAGCTCATCGCATTTTTCTTGGCAACATTCACGCTCATGGTAACCTTAACACTGGTGATTCTTTCTTATGCATTCATCCTTCAAACAATTCTGAGGATCCCCTCTGctgagcaaaggaaaaaggcCTTTTCCACTTGCTCCTCACACATAATTGTTGTCTCCATTTCTTATGGAAGTTGCATTTTCATGTATGTTAAAACTTCCGCCAAAGAAGGAGTGGCTTTGACCAAGGGGATAGCAGTGCTTAATACCAAT TGCTTAATACCAATGCTAAATCCTTTTATTTACTCCCTAAGGAACCAGTTGGTCAAAAAGTGCTTCTTAGATAAATT AAATAGAGTTATACATAATCAAAAACAGGTGAACATTAACAAATTCTGA
- the LOC125131692 gene encoding olfactory receptor 6C65-like, with amino-acid sequence MPNKTTIREFILLGLTDDPELQAVIFLFMLFTYLLSVGGNMTIIMLTLSNVCLKTPMYFFLRNFSFLEISFTTVCIPRFLISIATGDTTISYNACMTQVFFLILLGSTEFFLLAVRSYDRYVAICKPLHYTTIMSNKVCHQLVISSWLAGFLIIFPPVIMGLQLDFCDSNIIDHFTCDSSPMLLIACTDTKFLELMAFFLAVFTLMVTLALVILSYTLILRTILKIPSGQQRKKAFSTCSSHMIVVSISYRSCIFMYVKTSAKEGVALSKGVAILNTSVAPMLNPFIYTLRNQQVRQALKDITQKMSLSNKH; translated from the coding sequence ATGCCAAATAAAACGACAATTAGAGAATTCATTCTTCTGGGACTTACGGATGACCCCGAGTTACAAGCTGTGATATTCCTCTTTATGCTGTTCACCTATTTATTAAGTGTAGGTGGAAACATGACCATCATCATGTTAACGCTATCAAACGTCTGTTTGAAGACtcctatgtatttcttcctcaggaatttctctttcttagaaaTTTCATTCACTACGGTCTGTATTCCTAGGTTTCTGATCAGCATTGCAACGGGAGACACAACCATTTCCTATAATGCTTGCATGAcgcaagtattttttttaatccttctggGTTCCACGGAGTTTTTTCTTCTGGCTGTGAggtcctatgaccgctatgtggctaTCTGCAAACCTCTACACTACACAACTATCATGAGTAACAAAGTCTGCCACCAGCTTGTCATCAGCTCCTGGCTGGCTGGTTTCCTCATTATCTTTCCCCCGGTGATTATGGGCCTCCAGCTGGATTTCTGTGACTCCAACATCATTGATCACTTCACTTGTGACTCTTCTCCTATGCTACTGATTGCTTGCACTGACACAAAGTTTCTAGAGCTTATGGCATTTTTCTTAGCAGTATTCACACTCATGGTAACTCTGGCCTTGGTGATTCTCTCTTACACACTCATCCTCAGAACAATTCTCAAGATCCCCTCTGGCCAGCAAAGGAAAAAGGCCTTTTCTACTTGTTCCTCCCATATGATTGTGGTATCCATTTCTTATAGGAGttgcatttttatgtatgtaaaaaCATCTGCAAAAGAAGGTGTCGCTTTGAGCAAAGGGGTGGCAATACTTAATACCTCTGTTGCTCCCATGCTGAATCCTTTTATTTATACCTTAAGGAACCAGCAGGTAAGACAGGCCCTTAAGGACATCACCCAAAAGATGTCATTATCAAACAAGCATTAA